A stretch of the Schistocerca serialis cubense isolate TAMUIC-IGC-003099 chromosome 2, iqSchSeri2.2, whole genome shotgun sequence genome encodes the following:
- the LOC126457136 gene encoding uncharacterized protein LOC126457136 isoform X2 has protein sequence MMLWLSAFQSVAFKDDCSKQTIEEHNDLYDSSGEGVFTVWLVPSEASERCGLEPGVYTLVVGSAVIQLRSSTDNSILFTWPYRYIRRYGYREGKFIFEAGRKCDSGEGTFTLQHSNQQEIFRCLSSKMKSMRKLLSGETPVSPVIMCGDNQFQAALSMEARSRSPLPPSPTSATLFDTDFSTISQPSSKFLGTVVAENEHFVVNSFSHTSRPKPKPVKPPRKQIQSVENISTENESISTESLSSGRFKASKGSSLSPTTPVLVTPTDSAQDYDDVEVRKDAWRTLGVDDVRHTENQCSDEEDRPAQFSTASTVQVAEQSPMPQCSKILATQISMKSDNSEDYDKLQHFRPPPKPTAGGYSHVPVPSATSQIQLPPAPEESPTSFNDYELCEKIQACRLADDSHYGYGMIRKKSVPTDNSLSGPEHQFYNDQEYAVVQKPKKV, from the coding sequence gtgtTTTTACTGTGTGGTTAGTTCCATCTGAAGCCAGTGAAAGGTGTGGTTTGGAACCAGGTGTATATACACTTGTAGTTGGCTCTGCTGTGATCCAGCTTCGGAGTAGCACAGACAACAGTATTCTCTTCACATGGCCCTACCGTTACATCAGGCGGTATGGCTATCGTGAAGGGAAGTTCATATTTGAGGCTGGCAGAAaatgtgattctggagaaggcacaTTCACATTGCAGCATTCTAATCAGCAAGAGATATTTCGTTGCCTTTCCTCCAAAATGAAAAGTATGCGGAAATTGCTATCTGGTGAAACTCCTGTAAGCCCTGTGATAATGTGTGGTGACAATCAGTTCCAAGCAGCCCTGAGTATGGAGGCACGTTCTCGTAGCCCCCTTCCCCCATCTCCAACAAGTGCGACTCTTTTTGATACAGATTTTAGCACAATTTCACAACCTTCCAGCAAATTTCTTGGCACTGTTGTTGCAGAAAATGAACATTTTGTTGTAAATAGTTTTTCACATACCAGCAGACCAAAGCCAAAGCCTGTAAAACCTCCCCGCAAACAAATTCAATCTGTAGAAAATATTTCAACAGAAAATGAATCCATCTCTACTGAATCTTTAAGCTCTGGTCGTTTCAAAGCTTCTAAAGGAAGCAGCCTGTCGCCAACAACCCCGGTGCTTGTGACTCCTACAGATAGTGCACAAGATTATGATGATGTGGAGGTTCGAAAAGATGCTTGGCGAACCCTAGGTGTTGATGACGTACGACATACAGAAAACCAATGCAGTGATGAAGAAGACAGGCCTGCTCAGTTTTCCACTGCTTCAACTGTTCAGGTTGCTGAACAAAGTCCAATGCCACAGTGTTCAAAAATTCTAGCTACACAGATTTCCATGAAGTCTGACAACAGTGAAGACTATGATAAATTGCAGCACTTCCGCCCACCACCTAAGCCAACTGCTGGAGGCTATAGCCATGTGCCTGtgccttctgctacttctcaaataCAACTTCCTCCTGCTCCAGAGGAATCTCCAACTAGCTTTAATGACTATGAATTATGTGAAAAAATACAAGCTTGTAGGTTAGCAGATGATTCTCATTATGGCTATGGTATGATCCGTAAAAAATCAGTACCAACTGATAACTCTTTATCTGGACCTGAACATCAATTTTACAATGACCAGGAATATGCTGTTGTGCAAAAACCAAAAAAAGTCTAG